In one window of Camelina sativa cultivar DH55 chromosome 15, Cs, whole genome shotgun sequence DNA:
- the LOC104746975 gene encoding uncharacterized protein LOC104746975, which translates to MEPCDSAILDSDGGATTPSKDSQSKNTPVQQDSISLGVKKPPTNSPVNPLSPVTNTASGRLVYVRRRVEVDTSKAAAARKTPPKEPPTVAVAVAVVSSSPQGPSSHRLDREERYDHLQTLLNKLNESDRNDHVQMLWSLPSSELSKHAFELEKRSIQFSLEEAREMQRVAALNVLGRSVNGLKTSSNDREQ; encoded by the exons ATGGAACCTTGTGATTCTGCAATTCTCGATTCCGATGGCGGAGCAACGACTCCATCAAAAGATTCACAAAGCAAGAACACACCCGTCCAACAGGATTCGATATCACTTGGGGTAAAGAAACCTCCAACGAACTCTCCTGTGAATCCATTATCTCCGGTCACTAATACTGCAAGCGGGCGACTCGTATATGTCCGCAGAAGAGTCGAGGTTGACACTTCCAAAGCTGCTGCTGCTAGGAAAACTCCGCCTAAGGAACCACCAACCGTGGCTGTAGCTGTGGCTGTGGTTAGCTCTTCCCCACAGGGACCGTCCAGCCATAGGTTAGACAGGGAAGAGCGTTACGATCATCTTCAAACGCTTCTTAATAAGCTTAATGAATCTGATCGCAACGATCATGTACAGA TGCTTTGGTCACTTCCCTCCTCTGAGCTTAGCAAGCATGCTTTTGAGTTGGAAAAAAGGTCTATTCAATTCTCTCTTGAGGAAG CGAGAGAGATGCAGCGTGTAGCGGCTTTAAACGTGTTAGGACGGTCTGTGAACGGTCTTAAAACTTCATCAAATGACAGAGAACAGTAA